The Halobacteriovoraceae bacterium genomic interval GAGTCCAAGAACAGATATAAAATGCAATGGGTATTTAGAAAAACCAATGATTCCATTAAGTCCAATTGTGAGAGAACCAAGCCAACGATTATAGTTTCCTGTACCGGTTAAACGTGCATCTCTGTCATACAAGACAGCAATTTGTTTGAAACCTACATAGGCAACTAAACCTCTTAAAAAACCTTCATTGTCATGAATTTTCTTTAAATGATCCATCACTTTTCGATTCATAAGTCTAAAGTCGCCAGTGTTTTTGGGTATTTTAATGTCTGTGATACGGTTTATTACCCAATATCCAATATAGGCCACCATTTTTTTTATAAAGGTTTCTCCCTCTCGTGATCTTCGTTGAGCAAAGACAACATCATTTCCCTCTTTCCATTTCTCGACGAGAGACTCAATTAGCTCGGGTGGATCTTGCAAATCAGCATCAATCACCACACTAATGTCGCCTGAGCAATAGGCGAGTCCGGCCATCGTTGCAGCAGGTTGTCCAAAGCGCCTTGAAAATTTTAGAAGTTTAATATTTTTGTCATTGATTCGATGTTCTAAAATAACTTCTTCAGTTTTGTCAGGGCATGGATCAAGTGCAAAAATTATCTCATAATCACATTTCAAGTTTTGGATTACTTTTTTTAATCTCTCAATAAGGACAGGAACGTTTTTTTCTTCGTTGAAAACTGGTACAATCACAGACAGTTTATAATTTTTCATTAGATTGTGTAACCTACAGAGGTTGCGTCATTATAAAACATTTTAACCGTTTCATTGGAGAAATCTTCGAGATCTTTACCTAATAATTTTAGTTTATTAAGAATATCACCAGAGACCGTGATAATATCACACCCACATTCATTTGCCTGAAATATATTCAGAACTTCTCGTGGTGATGCCCAAAGTAGCTCAGTATAATCAGAATGATTTTTGGTTAGTTGTTTACATTTTGACATTAAAGGAACTGGATCAACTCCAGTGTCAGCTATTCTTCCTGCAAAAACTGACACTACCAAACCTTTAGTTTTTTCAGTATTTTTGAGAAGTTCTTCCACTTGTTTCTGTGTAAAAATGGCCGTCACATTGAGTTTGACTCCAGCATTTGTTAGATCGTTAATCAGTTCATATGAGTACTGTTTTTTTGTATTCATAATTGGAATTTTAACATAGACATTATTACCCCAACTTTTAATTTCAAGTGCCTGTCTTTTCATTTCTTCAAATTCATCAGCGAATACTTCAAACGATATAGGCAATTCTTTTATTTCAGATAAAATATCTTTACAAAAAGATACATAATCTTTGACTCCGGCCTTTTTCATAAGAGTAGGGTTGGTTGTTAAACCTTGGATATATTCCCTTTTGGCCATTTCAAGCATTTCCGCTTTGTCAGCACCGTCAGCATAGATCTTTATATCAAGATTAGATAATGTACTCATATCAACTCTCCCATTCGTTTTTTGGCACGATTATTTCTACAATATTTTTAATGGATTCTACAGTATAATCCGGAATTTCATTTTGTTTTTCTTCATAATGATAATCTATAAAGATAGTTTTTAATCCACAGGCCTTACCTGCGGAAATATCTGAAGTTCTGTCACCAATCATGAAACTTTGCATCGGGTCAATATTAAATTCTTCTATACCCATTAAAATCATGCCGGGTTTAGGCTTTCTACAGTTGCAATTATCCTCATTGTCATGCAAGCAGCAGTATACTTTCTCTATGGGAAGTTTATTGGCGACATGAGTATTAAGCTGTTCAATAACATCTAATTTTTGGGTTCCACGTTTATAGTCAGGCTGGTTTGTGACAACGATAAGAATGAAGCCATTTTCTTTTAAACTTCGACATACTTCATGTATTCCAGGATTGAACTCAAATTCAGATATTGACTGAGGTGGATAGGGTTTACCTTCTCTAACGATAGACTTGTTGATAACTCCGTCTCTATCTAAAAAAACGGCCTTTATTTTGTTGATTCCCATTTAGTCTCAGCTTTTTTGAGCAGAGGATGAGTGACAAGTAAATGCCAAACAATTCCTTGGAAGGCCTCTGATTGTGGAGTTACATGGGCCGGATTTACTGTAGGAATAATAACGACTGAGTCGGATGACTGAGCGGTGTAACCACCGTCTCTACCAACAATTCCTAAGATTTTAGATCCTCTTTTTTTTGCGAGATTGATGG includes:
- a CDS encoding glycosyltransferase family 2 protein, whose protein sequence is MKNYKLSVIVPVFNEEKNVPVLIERLKKVIQNLKCDYEIIFALDPCPDKTEEVILEHRINDKNIKLLKFSRRFGQPAATMAGLAYCSGDISVVIDADLQDPPELIESLVEKWKEGNDVVFAQRRSREGETFIKKMVAYIGYWVINRITDIKIPKNTGDFRLMNRKVMDHLKKIHDNEGFLRGLVAYVGFKQIAVLYDRDARLTGTGNYNRWLGSLTIGLNGIIGFSKYPLHFISVLGLIISFGSFVLGLTYFTMKILGYEPIWGNPTLVMLISFFSGVQLLCLGIIGQYMARMYDAIKARPAYIVSDFYGTEE
- a CDS encoding transaldolase, which translates into the protein MSTLSNLDIKIYADGADKAEMLEMAKREYIQGLTTNPTLMKKAGVKDYVSFCKDILSEIKELPISFEVFADEFEEMKRQALEIKSWGNNVYVKIPIMNTKKQYSYELINDLTNAGVKLNVTAIFTQKQVEELLKNTEKTKGLVVSVFAGRIADTGVDPVPLMSKCKQLTKNHSDYTELLWASPREVLNIFQANECGCDIITVSGDILNKLKLLGKDLEDFSNETVKMFYNDATSVGYTI
- a CDS encoding HAD-IIIA family hydrolase gives rise to the protein MGINKIKAVFLDRDGVINKSIVREGKPYPPQSISEFEFNPGIHEVCRSLKENGFILIVVTNQPDYKRGTQKLDVIEQLNTHVANKLPIEKVYCCLHDNEDNCNCRKPKPGMILMGIEEFNIDPMQSFMIGDRTSDISAGKACGLKTIFIDYHYEEKQNEIPDYTVESIKNIVEIIVPKNEWES